The sequence below is a genomic window from Humulus lupulus chromosome 3, drHumLupu1.1, whole genome shotgun sequence.
GGGCACGATAATGTATAAGTCATAGTTCAATGGGCAAAGATCCTAAATAGCCTATTTTAAAATAGTATTTATTaggattcccccccccccccccccccctaaaaaaaaaaaaaaaactattaccaATCCAAATCATGCCCCTCAGATTTTTCAACCTGTTAAAAATTCCCCGTGAATTATTCACGTTACTGAAATGTGGGACTTCCGCCTATTTTCACTAACAAAATGGTGATGTGGCAATTTGAGTGCCGATGTGTTATTGCCACGTCAATGCCTCGTTTATAATTTAAAGAATAAATAAGATTTTTGCCCTCGAACTATTACCATTACCAAATCGTGCCCCccgaattttaaaattttaaagttaaataattttttgaatattaaaaaaaaaaagaaaaaaaatcattaaattaaaaatcaattgaaattaaaaaaaaaattgatggtgaCAAAAAATTGGCTTAGGTGTTGAGCGTGCATCTCTGAGTGAGCTTGAAGTTGGCTGGGTAGCGACATCATTGACAGGCTGGGCTCATGCAAGTTCCCCGACGACATTCAGCTTTGGTGTCACCTATGTTTTCCTTCTGCATCTCTCCATTTCCCTACCCATCTCATAtatcttctcttctctctcattTGTTGAGTGTCCTAGGAGATTTGAATGGTGCAAAAGTGTGAGAAAAAGAATAGAAAATCTAGATTTTTTGTTATGTTGTTAATATCATATGAAAATGTGTATGAATTTGAGAGAATGAAATTTTTATTTGTATATATTCTGataattttttttggttgaatttttGTTGTGATAAATTGACTAAGTGTTATTAAGATTGTTTTATTAGTGCAAAAGTGAGAGAAggtgaaagaaaataaaataaaattttgacataagtttgttttttatctatttgattttttaattttgtatgatttaatttaatttaaaccgaatttttagtttaatatttttttatcttttccTTTTAATATtcatgtttaaattttaaaattttgaattaaaagaacacgatttggtagtggtaatagttcaggATAAAATCCTATTTATTCTTTAAATTATAGTTCGAAAAAAAAATTTAACGAGATCCTAGTTCATGAGGCAAAAATCTCAAATAGCTTTAGGTTTAATattgacttttattaaaatgttgTGTATTTATATGTAAAAACAAGTTAATAGGCAACTCAATATAATACTACAATGTATAATACATATAAAGCGGGATCCCAAATGCATTCTATAGTCTCATCTTTTCCATTTCAATCTCAAAAGTGATACAATCTATGAAAAACGAAAAACAAGCATAAAAAAGACGACAAAAGAAGCCCTGCATTAATAAAAATCGTCTAAAAAGGAGTGGGGAAACAAAACAAGCCAACAAAACTTTCTTCCCTGATCTAGTGTCGATATAACACACCAAGTCATAAAAACACATGCTAAGAGAAAGACAGAACATTGAAAAAACAGAACATTGAAAAAACAAATGTTCTTTCCCAGCGATAATAGACACTCTACATTCTGTCTTCTCTTCTCCGCGGTGCACACGTTATGATTTCATCGACTCTAAGAATCATCTCTGCAGCCTCTGTTGCAGAAAGCAATACCGCCTGCTTCACTTTGAATGCTTCTGAAATTCCCAATTCCGCCATGTTGCCAACctgtgatttttcaaaatcagtTTATTGCCCcttgaaatcatattttgacTACAATTACATTAGATATTCTCTATCACGCCTcttcaaaaataataaaatgaagAATTTACTTACAGATCCAGTGATGACGTCAATTCCAGCATTGCATCCTTCTTTCTGGTGCTCTGCACGAAGTTGAGCAACCAACTCGGCGCTATCCAAACCAGCATTGTCTGCAATGATAGTCGGGATGGCCAAGAGTGCCCGTGAGAAAGCTTCAATTGCGTGAGACTTCTTTCCGGGAGTCTTCTTGGCCAGCTCATCTACTTCTTTTGCCATAATCATCTCAGGCCATCCACCTCCTAGCAAAACTCTGCTGTCATTGACTGTCTGGGACAGCACGCACAAGGCATCATGCAGAGACCTTTCTGCCTCATCGAGCACGTGATGGCTGCCAAAAGCACACAAACATATCATTTTGTAACATCTAGATGAAAATTAAGCAAAAGCTGAATTCAAGAGCAGAGACATGGTAACATGATACAATGAAATATAAAAGAATTCCAATATTAATAAGAAAAATATGTTTTCAATAAACGGCATCACACAAACCAATCAATTAACCAAGAATAAGTTCTAGGTGCTTTATTATAGCCAGTCATATTGGAGTGTTCTGGTCATGTGAGGAAAAATAGGGGATTACTAGTAAAATATCGTTACTGGAAACAGAATAAGATATTGCAGATGTATGTGACTTAACAAAAGAAGTATCACATCACAGTTAGTGCAAAGCTCAACAAACAAATCAGTAGTGTCAAAAATACAAGAAATGTTCTGCAAATACCTTGCACCTCTCAACACTATTGTACATGCCTGACCCAAATCAACACCAGAAAAATGGATCAACTTGTCTTCACCAATCATGATTTCCTCAATGAGCTTGCAGTGTCCAAGCTTAACTGACTCTGGATTGTCAAAGGTTGATGCAATTTCACCACCAGTTACTAATGCTAGCCGTTCAATGCCGTCAAAATCAGCATGCTCAATTGCAAGTATTCCAGCATCTGCAAAGAGCTCCTCTGGGAAATTGTATATCAACTGTCTGTTGACGAAACAGTTTATGCCATGAGCTATAATCTTTTGGACCTTTTCTCTCATCTTATCTTTCTCAGCTCCTTCAATTTCAGCAACCCTTGACATCGAATCAACACGAACACGTGCCCCATAAATCTTGACTTTGTCTGTGTCCATAGCAGTATTTGCAACTAAAATCTTTGCATTTTCTATGCGTTTTGGTTGCCCAATACCTATTTTCTTGTCAAGAATAAATCTGAGCAAGCATAACAGAGTACATTAGAAAAAAATACTGCAGTGAGCAAACAGTAAATAAATTTTGGATAGAACATTAAAAGCCtcaaaaaataatcaaatacttCAATAGAACAGAAGTTTACAAAAAATTTGGAAACACTTCCAACGTACTTAACTTTTATCCTGGAATAGAATGCTTACTCCAACCAAAAGAAAATTTTATGCCAGAGGTGTTGTAAAGGTATAAACATTTCAATGTGCTATGTTGACTAACTGCAACAAACAAAACAAGTTCAATATAACATACCCTTCATCTAAAAAGGAATCCTTCAGTGATCCACCAGGCTTCTTTATGATTTGAATGGACTCTAAGTTGGTGCTTCCCTGTCATTGACAAAAGCCTTGTCAAACAATACAGACAGAAAGTTGAACATAGGTAGCTTATGCTCATGGCCAAATTACATGCATAAATGTGAAACCAACGCAATAAAATACAGAGATGATAAAATACATGCATAGTTGTTTGTGTTCAAAAAAGTTATAAAAAGCAAAAAGCACACACACCATCAGGAAACTACTCGATGTCATTAATTACCTTAAGACGTAGTACAGCATCCACAGCAAGTTTACCGAAATGTTCCTTATCCTGTGAAAGAATTTTGGAGCTCAAAGTAGTCATTGCAATCTTCATTAAGTCAGATTTGAATTTCTCTGCAAAATCCAGCAATTTCATCCTTAGATATGCTACACCATAAAGGCTTCCAGAAAATGAACTCCAAAACAATTACAAAACCCGATTCAAAATTAAGAAGCCatatataattgagtatgcaAACATCATGTGCCTAGAATATCAAATTAGAAGTTCATTAAGTTTTTTTCAAACAAACTTTATTTAAGAATATGATGAGCGAGATAATCCACCAAatgcaaataataataaaagtacaGGGTAGAAAAGAAAATATTACCAGAATCCGTCTTGTTAAGTTCATTAAGTTTTTTTCAAACAAACTTTATTTAAGAATACAACGAGCGAGATAATCCACCAAatgcaaataataataataaaagtacaGGTTAGAAAAGAAAATATTACCAGAATCCGTCTTGTTATCAACAACCTTCTTCAGCAAAGCATTACGAGCACATTCAGATGCCATCCGAAAACCTA
It includes:
- the LOC133824063 gene encoding T-complex protein 1 subunit beta; translation: MTIGRIFKDEASEEKGERARMASFIGAMAIADLVKTTLGPKGMDKILQSTGRGHEVTVTNDGATILKSLHIDNAAAKVLVDISKVQDDEVGDGTTSVVVLAGELLREAEKLVNAKIHPMTIISGFRMASECARNALLKKVVDNKTDSEKFKSDLMKIAMTTLSSKILSQDKEHFGKLAVDAVLRLKGSTNLESIQIIKKPGGSLKDSFLDEGFILDKKIGIGQPKRIENAKILVANTAMDTDKVKIYGARVRVDSMSRVAEIEGAEKDKMREKVQKIIAHGINCFVNRQLIYNFPEELFADAGILAIEHADFDGIERLALVTGGEIASTFDNPESVKLGHCKLIEEIMIGEDKLIHFSGVDLGQACTIVLRGASHHVLDEAERSLHDALCVLSQTVNDSRVLLGGGWPEMIMAKEVDELAKKTPGKKSHAIEAFSRALLAIPTIIADNAGLDSAELVAQLRAEHQKEGCNAGIDVITGSVGNMAELGISEAFKVKQAVLLSATEAAEMILRVDEIITCAPRRREDRM